Below is a window of Salinibacter grassmerensis DNA.
GGCACGTTCCGCCATGCATGTAGCGTGTGTCCGGCGGACCCTGCGGCCCGAACAGCGCCGGACGGGCCGTCCAGTTTCAGTTCTTCGATTTGCTCTGCTGGCCCATTGTACGGACCACCGGGATCAATTTGTAACGCGGTGCGTCAAAATAAGTGAGTAAATTGATGCATTGCGTTACAAACGGCCTGTTGCCCCTGCCTATGGCTCGACGGATTAAGCGCTACGATAACCGCAAGCTGTACGACACCGAAACGAGTGAGTACGTGTCGTTGGGCGACATTGCCGAGCTTGTCCGACAGGGCAATACCGTGGAGGTCGTAGACAAGGCGACCGGTGAAGACATTACGGCCCAGACGCTTACCCAGATCATCCTGGAAGAGGGAAAGAAGGGCTCGCCCGTCATCCCATCTGGCCTGCTCCACACGTTGCTGCGCCGTAGCAGCAAGGCCCTCGACACCGGACTCGACCAAATTCGATCGACGGTCGACGGTCTGGTGGAACGCTCGCTGGGACAACTCAAGCAGGTCGTGCAGGGTCCTCGGCGGCAAGAACTCGACGACCTCCGACGGC
It encodes the following:
- a CDS encoding polyhydroxyalkanoate synthesis regulator DNA-binding domain-containing protein — protein: MARRIKRYDNRKLYDTETSEYVSLGDIAELVRQGNTVEVVDKATGEDITAQTLTQIILEEGKKGSPVIPSGLLHTLLRRSSKALDTGLDQIRSTVDGLVERSLGQLKQVVQGPRRQELDDLRRQLRHLERRLSVLLDDLDDSPSEASDGQRHPQGISEQTPAAESHSASSQD